The following are encoded together in the Osmia lignaria lignaria isolate PbOS001 chromosome 6, iyOsmLign1, whole genome shotgun sequence genome:
- the LOC117607726 gene encoding polycomb protein Sfmbt isoform X4 — protein sequence MFPSGKVYASIPGLPELGMVWMGDMMVHGEPTHELMLDPRQAESPFFSHGSNPYEDIRNHQIAPTTMVRYLPPQFSNECSEPDEAMEAVDAQEIQQEYDSQSERQEMAEYLTLEDYMGDEEREQVVNNAATQTTQDNRNRKIKPIKHPGLVLKTPIAYQPHTDLNFIPIRKDGIAVCEKCGAIGVKHAFYTKERRFCSRACARSSEHTAPTADSTYSPSHSVETPVSVNPSSPSESKLIKNTVVKEEADVKETIELEKEKEKVISEPVMPEDLPVRRKRTADMAGSYDWTPQLVEPGFCAAPVSCFKHAPISEIWDNITVGMKVEVENTDCDEVCEAFPDSFWVATVLRISGYRALLRYEGFGLNADKDFWVSLCSNDIHPVGWCATIGKPLIPPNTIANKYKDWKDFLMRRLTGARTLPTNFYNKVNDSMKSRFRCGLHLEVVDKNRISQVKVATIQKIVGKRLHVRYYDSPPEDNGFWCHEDSPLIHPVGWAKRVGQTLDAYPEYLERVSKSKLCEDDATEDLFYVPKNHHLHLGYTFREGMKIEAIDPLNLSAICAATVMQVLKEDYIMIRIDSYDEDASGADWFCYHSCSPCIFPIGFCSQHGLPLTPPKGYDPTTFTWDAYLTETNTVPAPVQLFNREIPQHGFIEGMRLEAADLMDPRLVCVATITRVIGRLLRVHFDGWEDEYDQWLDCQSPDIYPVGWCDLVDHKLEGPRVLNKNTSPTVKSPRGLKRKAKRKLKKSSKVSCAKNILPRHSERISMAREREREVEPAQGIKIERERDLESLPEQRNREPEPAEEPAGPDQTLPSPTTGQGQALNDTQSEIQNPPPPKERTATTYVNVTSATNKYIPRLADGVQKSSESGDLVPSEWNVFDVAQFLRVNDCATYCDNFSRRKIDGKTLLTLTKDQIIDLTGFKVGPSLKIYDLIQQLKIKVNPAQERLKLGLKKLL from the exons atgtttcctAGTGGAAAAG TGTATGCTTCCATCCCTGGATTACCGGAATTAGGGATGGTATGGATGGGAGATATGATGGTACATGGAGAACCTACACATGAACTTATGTTGGATCCTCGTCAAGCAGAAAGTCCATTCTTCTCTCATGGTTCAAATCCATACGAAGACATTAGAAATCATCAAATTGCACCTACTACTATGGTACGGTATTTACCACCTCAGTTTTCTAATGAATGTTCTGAACCTGATGAAGCTATGGAAGCTGTTGATGCCCAGGAAATACAACAg GAATATGATTCACAGTCTGAAAGACAAGAAATGGCAGAGTATTTAACATTAGAAGATTACATGGGTGATGAAGAACGGGAACAAGTTGTAAACAATGCAGCAACCCAAACTACTCAAGACAATCGTAATAGGAAAATAAAACCTATAAAACATCCTGGGCTTGTTTTAAAAACACCCATTGCATACCAACCTCATACAGACTTAAATTTTATTCCTATTCGTAAAGATGGTATAG CTGTTTGCGAAAAATGTGGTGCTATTGGTGTAAAACATGCATTTTACACGAAAGAACGTAGATTCTGTAGTAGAGCGTGTGCAAGATCTTCGGAACATACCGCTCCTACTGCTGACTCTACGTATAGTCCATCACATTCAGTAGAGACACCTGTATCTGTAAATCCATCTTCTCCAAGTGAatctaaattaataaagaat aCTGTAGTAAAAGAAGAAGCAGATGTAAAGGAAACAattgaattagaaaaagaaaaagaaaaagtgataTCTGAACCAGTGATGCCAGAGGATTTACCTGTAAGAAGGAAAAGAACTGCTGATATGGCAGGTTCTTATGACTGGACCCCACAACTGGTTGAACCTGGTTTTTGTGCTGCCCCAGTGTCTTGCTTTAAACAT GCACCTATATCGGAAATATGGGATAATATAACGGTCGGAATGAAAGTAGAAGTGGAGAATACAGATTGTGATGAAGTATGCGAAGCTTTCCCAGATTCGTTTTGGGTGGCCACTGTATTACGTATATCTGGGTACAGAGCTTTATTAAGGTACGAGGGTTTCGGGCTTAATGCCGATAAAGATTTTTGGGTATCACTGTGCTCGAATGATATACATCCAGTAGGTTGGTGTGCAACCATTGGAAAACCACTCATTCCACCTAATA CAATTGCTAACAAGTACAAAGACTGGAAGGATTTTCTAATGAGACGATTGACAGGAGCAAGAACACTGCCaactaatttttataataaagttaATGATAGTATGAAATCGCGTTTTAGATGTGGACTTCATTTGGAAGTAGTAGATAAAAATAGAATCTCGCAGGTAAAGGTAGCAACAATACAAAAGATTGTCGGTAAACGTTTACATGTAAGATACTATGACTCACCACCTGAAGACAATGGCTTTTGGTGCCACGAAGATTCTCCTCTTATACACCCTGTTGGCTGGGCGAAAAGAGTAGGACAAACGTTGGATGCATATCCGGAATATTTGGAACGCGTGTCGAAATCAAAATTATGCGAAGACGATGCAACAGAAGATCTTTTTTATGTGCCAAAGAATCATCATTTACATCTTGGATACACATTTCGAGAAGGAATGAAAATAGAAGCCATTGATCCCCTTAATCTCTCTGCCATATGTGCAGCAACGGTTATGCAAGTTTTAAAAGAGGATTATATAATGATTCGTATAGATAGTTACGACGAAGATGCAAGCGGTGCTGATTGGTTTTGTTATCATTCATGTTCTCCTTGTATTTTTCCAATTGGATTCTGTTCGCAACATGGTTTACCGCTTACACCACCAAAGGGATACGATCCAACTACATTTACATGGGACGCGTATTTAACAGAGACAAATACTGTACCCGCTCCGGTGCAATTATTTAATAGG GAAATACCTCAACACGGATTTATCGAAGGAATGAGGCTCGAAGCAGCTGACCTAATGGATCCTAGATTAGTTTGTGTTGCTACTATTACTAGGGTAATTGGAAGGTTATTAAGAGTACACTTTGATGGTTGGGAGGACGAATATGATCAATGGCTAGATTGTCAAAGTCCTGACATTTATCCAGTTGGATGGTGTGATCTTGTTGATCATAAACTAGAAGGGCCCCGTGTACTCAATAAAAACACTAGTCCTACTG taaAATCACCGAGAGGCCTTAAACGTAAAGCTAAgcgaaaattgaagaaaagcaGTAAAGTTTCCTGCGCGAAAAACATTCTACCTCGTCACAGTGAACGTATTAGTATGGCTCGTGAACGTGAACGAGAAGTAGAGCCTGCCCAGGGAATAAAAATCGAGAGAGAACGTGACTTGGAAAGTTTACCGGAACAAAGAAACAGGGAACCAGAGCCAGCAGAAGAACCAGCTGGGCCTGATCAAACTCTGCCTAGTCCTACTACTGGACAGGGTCAAGCATTAAACGATACTCAAAGTGAAATACAAAACCCTCCACCGCCAAAAGAAAGAACTGCAACAACTTATGTTAAT GTAACATCTGCCACTAATAAGTACATCCCAAGGTTAGCAGATGGTGTTCAAAAAAGTTCTGAATCTGGTGATTTAGTGCCATCTGAATGGAATGTGTTTGATGTTGCACAATTTCTTCGTGTTAATGATTGTGCAACGTATTGCGATAATTTTAGTAGACGTAAAATAGATGGAAAAACTTTGTTGACACTCACTAAGGACCAAATAATAGACCTAACAGGTTTTAAAGTTGGTCCTTCTTTAAAAATATATGATCTTATTCAACAATTGAAAATCAAAGTGAATCCAGCTCAGGAAAGGTTGAAATTAGGATTGAAAAAgttattataa
- the LOC117607726 gene encoding polycomb protein Sfmbt isoform X5, whose protein sequence is MYASIPGLPELGMVWMGDMMVHGEPTHELMLDPRQAESPFFSHGSNPYEDIRNHQIAPTTMVRYLPPQFSNECSEPDEAMEAVDAQEIQQEYDSQSERQEMAEYLTLEDYMGDEEREQVVNNAATQTTQDNRNRKIKPIKHPGLVLKTPIAYQPHTDLNFIPIRKDGIAVCEKCGAIGVKHAFYTKERRFCSRACARSSEHTAPTADSTYSPSHSVETPVSVNPSSPSESKLIKNTVVKEEADVKETIELEKEKEKVISEPVMPEDLPVRRKRTADMAGSYDWTPQLVEPGFCAAPVSCFKHAPISEIWDNITVGMKVEVENTDCDEVCEAFPDSFWVATVLRISGYRALLRYEGFGLNADKDFWVSLCSNDIHPVGWCATIGKPLIPPNTIANKYKDWKDFLMRRLTGARTLPTNFYNKVNDSMKSRFRCGLHLEVVDKNRISQVKVATIQKIVGKRLHVRYYDSPPEDNGFWCHEDSPLIHPVGWAKRVGQTLDAYPEYLERVSKSKLCEDDATEDLFYVPKNHHLHLGYTFREGMKIEAIDPLNLSAICAATVMQVLKEDYIMIRIDSYDEDASGADWFCYHSCSPCIFPIGFCSQHGLPLTPPKGYDPTTFTWDAYLTETNTVPAPVQLFNREIPQHGFIEGMRLEAADLMDPRLVCVATITRVIGRLLRVHFDGWEDEYDQWLDCQSPDIYPVGWCDLVDHKLEGPRVLNKNTSPTVKSPRGLKRKAKRKLKKSSKVSCAKNILPRHSERISMAREREREVEPAQGIKIERERDLESLPEQRNREPEPAEEPAGPDQTLPSPTTGQGQALNDTQSEIQNPPPPKERTATTYVNVTSATNKYIPRLADGVQKSSESGDLVPSEWNVFDVAQFLRVNDCATYCDNFSRRKIDGKTLLTLTKDQIIDLTGFKVGPSLKIYDLIQQLKIKVNPAQERLKLGLKKLL, encoded by the exons a TGTATGCTTCCATCCCTGGATTACCGGAATTAGGGATGGTATGGATGGGAGATATGATGGTACATGGAGAACCTACACATGAACTTATGTTGGATCCTCGTCAAGCAGAAAGTCCATTCTTCTCTCATGGTTCAAATCCATACGAAGACATTAGAAATCATCAAATTGCACCTACTACTATGGTACGGTATTTACCACCTCAGTTTTCTAATGAATGTTCTGAACCTGATGAAGCTATGGAAGCTGTTGATGCCCAGGAAATACAACAg GAATATGATTCACAGTCTGAAAGACAAGAAATGGCAGAGTATTTAACATTAGAAGATTACATGGGTGATGAAGAACGGGAACAAGTTGTAAACAATGCAGCAACCCAAACTACTCAAGACAATCGTAATAGGAAAATAAAACCTATAAAACATCCTGGGCTTGTTTTAAAAACACCCATTGCATACCAACCTCATACAGACTTAAATTTTATTCCTATTCGTAAAGATGGTATAG CTGTTTGCGAAAAATGTGGTGCTATTGGTGTAAAACATGCATTTTACACGAAAGAACGTAGATTCTGTAGTAGAGCGTGTGCAAGATCTTCGGAACATACCGCTCCTACTGCTGACTCTACGTATAGTCCATCACATTCAGTAGAGACACCTGTATCTGTAAATCCATCTTCTCCAAGTGAatctaaattaataaagaat aCTGTAGTAAAAGAAGAAGCAGATGTAAAGGAAACAattgaattagaaaaagaaaaagaaaaagtgataTCTGAACCAGTGATGCCAGAGGATTTACCTGTAAGAAGGAAAAGAACTGCTGATATGGCAGGTTCTTATGACTGGACCCCACAACTGGTTGAACCTGGTTTTTGTGCTGCCCCAGTGTCTTGCTTTAAACAT GCACCTATATCGGAAATATGGGATAATATAACGGTCGGAATGAAAGTAGAAGTGGAGAATACAGATTGTGATGAAGTATGCGAAGCTTTCCCAGATTCGTTTTGGGTGGCCACTGTATTACGTATATCTGGGTACAGAGCTTTATTAAGGTACGAGGGTTTCGGGCTTAATGCCGATAAAGATTTTTGGGTATCACTGTGCTCGAATGATATACATCCAGTAGGTTGGTGTGCAACCATTGGAAAACCACTCATTCCACCTAATA CAATTGCTAACAAGTACAAAGACTGGAAGGATTTTCTAATGAGACGATTGACAGGAGCAAGAACACTGCCaactaatttttataataaagttaATGATAGTATGAAATCGCGTTTTAGATGTGGACTTCATTTGGAAGTAGTAGATAAAAATAGAATCTCGCAGGTAAAGGTAGCAACAATACAAAAGATTGTCGGTAAACGTTTACATGTAAGATACTATGACTCACCACCTGAAGACAATGGCTTTTGGTGCCACGAAGATTCTCCTCTTATACACCCTGTTGGCTGGGCGAAAAGAGTAGGACAAACGTTGGATGCATATCCGGAATATTTGGAACGCGTGTCGAAATCAAAATTATGCGAAGACGATGCAACAGAAGATCTTTTTTATGTGCCAAAGAATCATCATTTACATCTTGGATACACATTTCGAGAAGGAATGAAAATAGAAGCCATTGATCCCCTTAATCTCTCTGCCATATGTGCAGCAACGGTTATGCAAGTTTTAAAAGAGGATTATATAATGATTCGTATAGATAGTTACGACGAAGATGCAAGCGGTGCTGATTGGTTTTGTTATCATTCATGTTCTCCTTGTATTTTTCCAATTGGATTCTGTTCGCAACATGGTTTACCGCTTACACCACCAAAGGGATACGATCCAACTACATTTACATGGGACGCGTATTTAACAGAGACAAATACTGTACCCGCTCCGGTGCAATTATTTAATAGG GAAATACCTCAACACGGATTTATCGAAGGAATGAGGCTCGAAGCAGCTGACCTAATGGATCCTAGATTAGTTTGTGTTGCTACTATTACTAGGGTAATTGGAAGGTTATTAAGAGTACACTTTGATGGTTGGGAGGACGAATATGATCAATGGCTAGATTGTCAAAGTCCTGACATTTATCCAGTTGGATGGTGTGATCTTGTTGATCATAAACTAGAAGGGCCCCGTGTACTCAATAAAAACACTAGTCCTACTG taaAATCACCGAGAGGCCTTAAACGTAAAGCTAAgcgaaaattgaagaaaagcaGTAAAGTTTCCTGCGCGAAAAACATTCTACCTCGTCACAGTGAACGTATTAGTATGGCTCGTGAACGTGAACGAGAAGTAGAGCCTGCCCAGGGAATAAAAATCGAGAGAGAACGTGACTTGGAAAGTTTACCGGAACAAAGAAACAGGGAACCAGAGCCAGCAGAAGAACCAGCTGGGCCTGATCAAACTCTGCCTAGTCCTACTACTGGACAGGGTCAAGCATTAAACGATACTCAAAGTGAAATACAAAACCCTCCACCGCCAAAAGAAAGAACTGCAACAACTTATGTTAAT GTAACATCTGCCACTAATAAGTACATCCCAAGGTTAGCAGATGGTGTTCAAAAAAGTTCTGAATCTGGTGATTTAGTGCCATCTGAATGGAATGTGTTTGATGTTGCACAATTTCTTCGTGTTAATGATTGTGCAACGTATTGCGATAATTTTAGTAGACGTAAAATAGATGGAAAAACTTTGTTGACACTCACTAAGGACCAAATAATAGACCTAACAGGTTTTAAAGTTGGTCCTTCTTTAAAAATATATGATCTTATTCAACAATTGAAAATCAAAGTGAATCCAGCTCAGGAAAGGTTGAAATTAGGATTGAAAAAgttattataa